The proteins below come from a single Corynebacterium glyciniphilum AJ 3170 genomic window:
- a CDS encoding VOC family protein, translating to MQVERVVPNVVVGDLPRAVEEHTEILGFEVLMDHGWIVTLGDDAGHQLSLMTADATAPVCPAVSVFVDDVSTALERVRRAGLEIIHPLTEEPWGVTRFFYRDSQGTVINIGMHTPPGD from the coding sequence ATGCAGGTTGAACGCGTGGTGCCGAATGTCGTGGTCGGCGATCTGCCGCGGGCTGTCGAGGAGCACACAGAGATCCTGGGGTTCGAGGTCCTCATGGACCACGGCTGGATCGTCACTCTCGGTGATGACGCCGGTCACCAGCTCAGTCTCATGACCGCAGATGCGACCGCCCCGGTCTGCCCGGCCGTCTCGGTCTTCGTCGACGATGTGTCCACCGCCCTGGAGCGCGTCCGTCGTGCGGGCCTCGAGATCATCCACCCGCTCACCGAGGAGCCGTGGGGTGTGACCCGCTTCTTCTACCGTGATTCGCAGGGCACCGTCATCAACATCGGCATGCACACACCGCCGGGCGACTGA
- a CDS encoding ComEC/Rec2 family competence protein, with amino-acid sequence MRRRRGPDLRLVPVAVAVWLAVVLTIMVRSPWVAAGLLGVSTVAGVGVLRLGPFRAGTTVAEGPLRVVVRTSALVALVAAAWSARAAWLVARVDQHALRGTTTRLTETVELATAPKQLTGGSVLLTVQVDRLGTVPLFLDARDVEAGMLAWQPGTSLAVEATAAETDRLAMVPLQLSASGVPDVVSAPDGLAGATAHLRAGLRDAAQNLPGGTGELVPGMVVGDVSMQDPVAREQFLATGLTHLTAVSGANLAIVTGSVLVLVTAWGWPLWSRYLVAFLCLVAFVLLVGPEPSVLRAAVMGVVGLVAALSARRAHGYAALSAAVIVLLGVDPGLAVEYAFILSVAATAGIVALAPLITRRILQGWTDRRTARQGRHHPPARWQAMVVGLVSVSLAADLVTAPVIVQMTGVVSPTAVLANVLVGAAVPPVTVIGMLGALVAGVHTGAATAVLWVAAVPAWWILSVAAVLSRVPVLHTPGGATAAGVVVVVAVGVVLVVVSGRWRRCAAAGLLVAAVWTVVAVQRGVLVTGPYAVATGEGAALVRVWADDLDEVDWYLGVRPTTSGGPEILRGPAGEDAEVIVVTDEAAVMLHEYRLNASSEEESSERAERPELYVVTACGRSRGMPSRTPGGVPVAFPFRDGTVVLGAEGAAEGLYADGIVDGGLFCGSRR; translated from the coding sequence ATGCGACGCCGCCGGGGCCCGGACCTGCGGCTGGTGCCGGTGGCGGTGGCGGTGTGGCTGGCCGTGGTGTTGACGATCATGGTGCGCAGCCCGTGGGTGGCTGCAGGACTGCTGGGCGTGAGCACGGTCGCGGGAGTAGGGGTGCTGCGTCTGGGGCCGTTCCGCGCGGGCACGACGGTGGCGGAAGGGCCGCTACGTGTCGTAGTGCGGACCAGCGCCCTCGTCGCACTGGTGGCGGCTGCGTGGTCCGCCCGGGCGGCATGGCTGGTGGCACGGGTGGATCAGCATGCGCTGAGGGGGACAACGACACGGCTGACGGAAACGGTGGAACTCGCCACGGCGCCGAAACAGCTGACCGGCGGGAGCGTCCTGTTGACGGTGCAGGTGGACCGCCTGGGCACAGTGCCGCTGTTCCTTGACGCCCGGGATGTCGAGGCCGGAATGCTGGCATGGCAGCCGGGGACGTCACTGGCGGTGGAAGCGACTGCGGCGGAGACAGACCGGCTGGCCATGGTCCCGCTACAGTTGTCTGCGTCGGGAGTTCCGGACGTGGTGTCTGCACCGGACGGGCTCGCCGGAGCAACTGCTCATCTGCGCGCCGGGTTGCGGGATGCGGCACAGAACCTGCCGGGCGGAACCGGTGAACTGGTGCCGGGCATGGTGGTCGGGGACGTCAGCATGCAGGATCCGGTGGCCCGGGAACAGTTCCTGGCGACAGGACTGACCCACCTGACGGCGGTGAGTGGAGCGAACCTGGCGATCGTCACGGGTAGTGTGCTGGTGCTGGTGACGGCGTGGGGGTGGCCGTTGTGGTCGCGGTATCTGGTGGCCTTCCTGTGCCTGGTGGCGTTCGTACTGTTGGTCGGCCCGGAACCGAGTGTGTTGCGGGCGGCGGTGATGGGCGTGGTCGGCTTGGTCGCGGCGTTGTCGGCTCGGCGGGCCCACGGTTACGCCGCCTTGTCTGCTGCCGTGATCGTACTGCTGGGAGTGGACCCGGGGCTGGCGGTCGAGTACGCGTTCATCCTGTCGGTGGCGGCGACGGCGGGCATCGTGGCGCTCGCGCCGCTGATCACCCGTCGAATTCTGCAGGGCTGGACGGACCGTAGGACGGCGCGGCAGGGGCGGCATCATCCTCCCGCCCGGTGGCAGGCGATGGTGGTGGGGCTGGTGTCGGTGAGTCTGGCAGCTGACCTGGTGACCGCACCGGTGATCGTGCAGATGACGGGTGTGGTTTCGCCGACGGCGGTGCTGGCGAATGTGCTGGTGGGCGCAGCGGTTCCGCCGGTGACGGTGATCGGCATGCTGGGCGCGCTGGTCGCAGGTGTGCACACCGGTGCTGCAACGGCTGTGCTGTGGGTGGCGGCGGTACCGGCGTGGTGGATCCTCAGCGTCGCAGCGGTCCTGTCCCGCGTACCGGTGCTGCACACCCCGGGCGGTGCGACGGCAGCAGGGGTGGTGGTTGTCGTCGCGGTGGGGGTAGTTCTGGTGGTGGTGTCGGGGCGATGGCGTCGGTGTGCCGCCGCGGGGTTGCTGGTGGCAGCTGTGTGGACGGTGGTGGCTGTGCAGCGTGGGGTGCTGGTGACCGGTCCCTATGCCGTGGCGACCGGCGAGGGTGCGGCGCTGGTGCGGGTGTGGGCCGATGACCTGGATGAGGTCGACTGGTATCTGGGCGTGCGTCCGACGACGTCGGGCGGGCCGGAGATACTCCGCGGACCTGCAGGAGAGGACGCTGAGGTCATCGTCGTCACTGATGAAGCGGCAGTCATGCTGCACGAGTACCGGTTGAATGCGTCGTCCGAGGAGGAATCGTCTGAGCGTGCAGAGCGTCCGGAGCTGTATGTGGTGACCGCGTGTGGTCGGAGCCGGGGGATGCCGAGCCGTACACCGGGCGGGGTGCCGGTGGCGTTTCCTTTCCGGGACGGCACGGTGGTGCTCGGCGCGGAAGGGGCGGCCGAGGGGTTGTACGCCGACGGGATCGTGGACGGGGGTCTGTTCTGCGGATCGCGGAGGTGA
- a CDS encoding M20 family metallo-hydrolase, giving the protein MSTYDTTVSPSTAGFLEDFAAMSAFGATPGGGIDRQAGTPDDRAVRSWFSDQVIGRGGRVQFDEIGNQFGLFERTPGAPYVLVGSHMDSQPLAGRFDGSYGVLAGLHAVSTLAAETHPSRSSGVNLAVVNWFNEEGSRFAPSMMGSSVYTGSLELEEALAATDHAGVTVAEALTEADWTPIVPTPEIAAYAEIHVEQGRVLEDTGATIGLVSATWGARKFRVTVHGDQGHTGSTLMSDRRDALFGAALIIAAVRRMTDEVPAGSLQASVSQMVVEPNSPVTIAREVTMNLDLRSPDTDILQWAEARVAEVVAAAEAEAHVRVDRQLTHQWSLNPYPAEGVSLAGGVARDLGFSHREVYTVAGHDSTNMKEKVPTVMLFVPSVEGISHNEAELTRDDDMLAGVEVLTETVRRLAESVDSGGN; this is encoded by the coding sequence ATGAGTACGTATGACACCACTGTTTCCCCGTCCACCGCAGGTTTTCTCGAGGACTTCGCCGCCATGTCGGCCTTCGGCGCCACACCCGGTGGTGGCATCGACCGGCAGGCGGGCACCCCGGACGACCGTGCCGTCCGGTCCTGGTTCTCCGACCAGGTCATCGGGCGCGGCGGGCGGGTGCAGTTCGACGAGATCGGCAACCAGTTCGGACTCTTCGAGCGCACCCCCGGCGCGCCGTATGTCCTGGTCGGTTCGCACATGGATTCCCAGCCGCTGGCCGGTCGATTCGACGGCTCCTACGGGGTCCTCGCCGGCCTGCACGCTGTGTCGACACTCGCCGCTGAAACACATCCCTCACGGAGCAGCGGCGTCAATCTCGCGGTGGTCAACTGGTTCAACGAGGAAGGCTCCCGGTTCGCCCCGTCGATGATGGGGAGTTCGGTGTACACGGGGTCGTTGGAGTTGGAGGAGGCGCTGGCCGCCACCGACCATGCCGGGGTCACCGTCGCGGAAGCACTGACGGAGGCTGACTGGACCCCGATCGTCCCGACCCCGGAGATCGCAGCGTACGCCGAGATCCACGTAGAGCAGGGACGGGTGCTGGAGGACACCGGCGCCACCATCGGGTTGGTGTCGGCCACCTGGGGTGCCAGGAAGTTCCGGGTCACCGTACACGGTGACCAGGGGCACACCGGGTCCACGCTGATGTCCGACCGTCGGGATGCGCTCTTCGGCGCCGCGCTGATCATCGCCGCGGTGCGCCGGATGACCGACGAGGTTCCCGCGGGTTCACTGCAGGCCTCGGTGTCGCAGATGGTGGTGGAACCCAACTCCCCTGTCACCATCGCCCGGGAGGTGACGATGAACCTTGATCTGCGCTCCCCCGACACCGACATCCTGCAGTGGGCGGAGGCCCGGGTGGCAGAGGTCGTCGCGGCGGCGGAAGCCGAGGCACATGTCCGGGTGGACCGACAGTTGACGCACCAGTGGTCGTTAAACCCGTACCCTGCGGAGGGTGTCTCCTTGGCAGGTGGTGTGGCCCGCGACCTGGGTTTCAGCCACCGCGAGGTCTATACGGTGGCCGGCCACGACTCGACGAACATGAAGGAGAAGGTCCCGACGGTGATGCTCTTTGTCCCCAGCGTCGAGGGCATTTCGCACAATGAGGCGGAGCTCACCCGGGACGACGACATGCTGGCAGGGGTGGAGGTGCTCACCGAGACCGTCCGTCGGTTGGCGGAATCAGTAGACTCCGGTGGAAACTGA
- the holA gene encoding DNA polymerase III subunit delta encodes MATSSRPPAPVNLIVGADSFLAERARHRIVAATRAHAGIDDLPVDMRKTSELNAGELAELLSPSLFAEDRIVVVTGVEEAAKDSVAMIEMAVTDPAPGVVLILQHTGKGRQKSLVTSLPKKGPKGAVEVHSAAELKGRERQSFVEQEFRDHKVRVTPDVTAALLDSVGTDLRELASAISQLVADTDGHVTEETVHRYYQGSAEVSGFDVADLAIAGRADQALGSARRALQLGVHPVLLASALSGMVGDIARVHGARVNPRQQAGEYGMAPWKLEKTVRSARSWTASSVAAAVQIVAELDAGVKGHAADAEWAVEDAVRRIATLARG; translated from the coding sequence ATGGCAACCAGTTCCCGTCCACCGGCTCCGGTGAACCTTATCGTCGGCGCCGACAGCTTTCTGGCGGAGCGGGCCCGGCACCGCATCGTCGCAGCGACCCGCGCTCACGCCGGGATCGATGATCTACCGGTCGACATGCGCAAGACCTCCGAACTCAACGCTGGTGAACTGGCCGAACTGCTCAGCCCGTCGCTGTTCGCCGAGGATCGCATCGTGGTCGTCACCGGAGTGGAGGAGGCCGCGAAGGACTCCGTCGCGATGATCGAGATGGCTGTTACTGATCCCGCCCCCGGCGTGGTGCTGATTCTCCAGCACACCGGCAAAGGACGGCAGAAGTCCCTGGTCACCAGTCTGCCGAAGAAGGGGCCGAAAGGCGCGGTCGAGGTACATTCGGCTGCGGAACTCAAAGGCAGGGAACGCCAGAGTTTCGTGGAACAGGAGTTCCGGGACCATAAGGTACGCGTGACTCCGGATGTCACTGCCGCACTCCTTGATTCCGTCGGCACCGACCTGCGGGAGTTAGCCAGTGCAATCAGCCAGCTTGTCGCCGACACCGACGGTCATGTCACCGAGGAGACCGTGCACCGGTACTACCAGGGATCTGCGGAGGTCTCCGGCTTCGACGTCGCGGATCTCGCTATCGCCGGACGGGCTGACCAGGCTCTGGGGTCGGCGCGCCGGGCGCTGCAGCTCGGCGTGCATCCCGTGCTGCTGGCCTCGGCGCTGTCCGGAATGGTCGGCGACATTGCCCGGGTGCACGGCGCCCGGGTAAACCCCCGCCAGCAGGCAGGGGAGTACGGGATGGCGCCGTGGAAACTGGAGAAGACGGTACGTTCGGCGCGGTCCTGGACGGCGTCATCCGTTGCGGCGGCGGTCCAGATTGTTGCTGAGCTGGATGCCGGGGTCAAGGGTCACGCAGCAGACGCCGAGTGGGCGGTGGAGGACGCCGTCCGCCGCATCGCAACGCTCGCCCGGGGGTGA
- a CDS encoding amidohydrolase, translating into MPLRPDTVIENATIITGDPNRPYASRVGLWNGVILGVDDDLDTLDEPAHVIDAAGATLLPGFNDVHAHSVWFGQTLMEADLGACRTSEEVYRALGERVKDAGAEWVIASNFHPLALQDGPLRIDRLDDIGDGRPVVIKHNSGHALTVSSEALRRAGIALDHPDQPDGGEIRVDEHGRPTGLLDENAMRPVQALLQPESETLITRALDLATSRYVSEGLTSVTDAGIAGGWIGHSPREFGAYQTARDKRLLSTRMQTMITIDALHDVAGAPEDATVRSLSAGVRTGVGDEWLQIGPAKIFTDGSLIGSTAAMSQDYHHCTHHRGYFQGDPELMRDHALEAAAGGWSLAMHAIGDAAVDYAVDVIGEARRRFGVPRMPHRIEHGGVVRDDQLAAIAGVDAVLVPQPRFIAEFGDAMIDKLGPDRSLLSYPGQRVLDAGVVLPGSSDRPVAGGAPLSVIQAFVERCTESGQDYGPADRITAAQAVHAYTVGSAQATGWAGRKGQIIPGQLADLVVLGQDPTDPGTDPSEIADIPVLATVVGGETVFGDEHWTTLSPAHKETLL; encoded by the coding sequence ATGCCACTGCGTCCCGACACCGTCATCGAGAACGCCACCATCATCACCGGCGATCCGAACCGGCCCTACGCCAGCCGCGTCGGACTGTGGAACGGGGTGATCCTCGGCGTCGACGACGACCTCGACACCCTCGACGAGCCCGCCCACGTGATCGACGCGGCCGGCGCGACACTGCTGCCGGGATTCAATGATGTCCACGCCCACAGCGTGTGGTTCGGACAGACACTGATGGAGGCCGACCTGGGGGCCTGCAGGACGTCCGAGGAGGTCTACCGGGCGCTCGGAGAACGGGTGAAAGACGCCGGCGCCGAGTGGGTCATCGCATCCAACTTCCACCCCCTTGCGCTGCAGGACGGTCCGTTGCGCATCGACCGTCTCGACGACATCGGCGACGGACGTCCAGTCGTCATCAAGCACAACTCCGGCCACGCCCTCACGGTGAGCTCCGAGGCGCTGCGTCGTGCGGGTATCGCCCTGGATCACCCGGACCAGCCGGACGGCGGCGAAATCCGTGTCGACGAACATGGCCGTCCTACCGGACTCCTCGACGAGAACGCGATGCGACCGGTACAGGCGCTGCTGCAGCCGGAGTCAGAGACCCTCATCACCCGCGCCCTCGATCTTGCCACCTCCCGGTATGTGTCAGAAGGGTTGACCTCGGTGACCGACGCGGGCATCGCCGGCGGGTGGATCGGACACAGCCCCCGGGAGTTCGGTGCCTACCAGACAGCGCGCGACAAGCGACTGCTGAGCACGAGAATGCAGACGATGATCACCATCGACGCCCTGCACGACGTGGCCGGTGCTCCGGAGGATGCGACGGTGCGGTCACTGTCTGCCGGGGTGCGCACCGGTGTCGGCGACGAGTGGCTCCAGATCGGCCCGGCGAAGATCTTCACCGACGGTTCCCTGATCGGCTCCACCGCGGCCATGTCGCAGGACTACCACCACTGCACCCACCACCGCGGGTACTTCCAGGGCGACCCCGAGTTGATGCGGGATCATGCGCTCGAGGCCGCCGCCGGGGGGTGGTCGCTGGCCATGCACGCGATCGGGGACGCTGCCGTGGACTACGCCGTCGACGTCATCGGTGAGGCACGACGTCGCTTCGGCGTCCCCCGCATGCCGCACCGCATCGAACACGGCGGTGTGGTACGCGACGACCAACTGGCGGCGATCGCCGGGGTCGACGCGGTCCTGGTCCCGCAGCCCAGGTTCATCGCCGAATTCGGCGATGCCATGATCGACAAACTCGGGCCTGACCGCAGCCTGCTGTCCTACCCGGGCCAGCGGGTGCTCGACGCCGGAGTCGTCCTGCCCGGCAGTTCAGACCGCCCCGTCGCCGGCGGAGCGCCGCTGTCCGTGATCCAGGCTTTTGTCGAGCGGTGCACCGAATCCGGCCAGGACTACGGCCCCGCCGACCGGATCACCGCCGCCCAGGCCGTGCACGCCTACACCGTGGGGTCGGCGCAGGCCACCGGTTGGGCCGGCCGCAAAGGCCAGATCATCCCCGGCCAGCTGGCCGACCTAGTGGTGCTCGGCCAGGACCCGACCGATCCCGGCACCGACCCCTCAGAGATCGCCGACATCCCGGTCCTGGCCACGGTCGTGGGTGGCGAAACCGTCTTCGGCGACGAGCACTGGACCACCCTGTCACCCGCACACAAGGAGACACTCTTATGA
- a CDS encoding alpha/beta hydrolase family protein, with protein MTSRTQGTIRTVAVLTTSILGTAVLAACGGDSEGSGGNDGNDGGRHTPITAADGLTIVEDAPDDETDEHFVERIVYPVGPDGSGKPNPEENWADLYLPTGAEEPAGAGDTELAEATVPLVVYIQGTGWNGGAHGASHVASDLASRGVAVINIEYRGVKEGAGWPKTFEDVAAALDYVPTIGEHYPQLRVGDATVVGHSAGGQLAAWAGSRGDLDDDEVGAQPTFTPTRVVSLAGPLDLIRAANTGDDNIVKAMQATPDERPEEYDSIDPIRNINPDVAVVAVHGTDDTVVPQGNSERFVDAAVDAGGSAELVLLKDEDHLSFLKQDSPHYTRVLDIIRQTATLPHDVLDGDQFD; from the coding sequence GTGACATCGCGGACGCAGGGCACGATCCGGACCGTCGCCGTCCTGACCACGTCGATCCTCGGCACCGCAGTACTCGCTGCCTGTGGCGGGGACAGTGAAGGCAGCGGAGGCAACGACGGCAATGACGGCGGCCGGCACACACCGATCACCGCCGCGGACGGTCTGACGATTGTCGAGGACGCCCCGGATGACGAGACCGACGAGCACTTCGTCGAGCGCATCGTCTATCCCGTCGGACCGGACGGCAGTGGCAAGCCGAATCCGGAGGAGAACTGGGCGGATCTCTATCTGCCGACTGGCGCAGAAGAACCGGCGGGCGCAGGGGACACAGAGCTGGCCGAGGCCACTGTGCCACTGGTCGTGTACATCCAGGGCACCGGGTGGAACGGTGGCGCCCACGGGGCCAGCCATGTCGCCTCCGACCTGGCGTCCCGCGGAGTCGCGGTGATCAACATCGAGTACCGGGGTGTCAAGGAAGGCGCCGGGTGGCCGAAGACGTTCGAGGATGTCGCCGCGGCCCTGGACTACGTCCCGACCATCGGCGAGCACTATCCGCAACTCCGTGTCGGGGACGCGACCGTCGTCGGGCACAGCGCCGGCGGACAGCTCGCCGCGTGGGCCGGCTCCCGCGGCGACCTGGACGACGATGAAGTCGGCGCGCAACCGACGTTCACCCCGACCCGGGTGGTGTCCCTGGCCGGACCGCTCGATCTGATCCGTGCCGCCAACACCGGCGATGACAATATCGTCAAAGCCATGCAGGCCACCCCGGACGAACGTCCGGAGGAGTACGACAGCATCGACCCCATCCGGAACATCAACCCCGACGTCGCCGTCGTCGCTGTCCACGGCACCGACGACACGGTGGTACCGCAGGGAAACTCCGAACGGTTCGTGGATGCTGCCGTCGACGCCGGCGGCAGCGCCGAGCTCGTCCTGCTCAAAGACGAGGACCACCTGTCGTTCCTGAAACAGGACTCACCGCACTACACGCGGGTGCTGGACATCATCCGCCAGACCGCCACGCTGCCCCACGATGTCTTGGACGGCGACCAGTTCGACTGA
- a CDS encoding alpha/beta hydrolase family protein — protein sequence MLAATALTVTLVSCSDDSSSGRNADGGHSSPPSDTIELDGATVVPDVPNDEVADGFVERFVYPVREGTPDPTQNWADFYLPEGEHDEDTVPLVVFIHGGAWHGGAPGSRHIAADLASRGLAVLNVEYRDVNEGGGWPQTFTDVADALDYIPSIDKRHPEITIDDETVVGHSAGAQLAAWAGTRGDLETGTLGADPKFTPNRVVSLSGPLDLVWAAEHGDDNIIKAMKGTPAQLPERYDSIDPIQNINRHIPVVAVHGTADTLVPPENSQHYVDAVTHDGGNAKLVMLRDEDHTSFLKNSSRHYNQVLEIIHRVTTLSHEELGTRLDGGTTELAEEKP from the coding sequence ATGCTGGCCGCCACCGCGCTCACCGTGACCCTGGTGTCCTGCAGCGACGACAGCAGTTCCGGACGGAACGCCGACGGCGGGCACTCGTCCCCTCCGTCCGACACCATCGAACTGGACGGTGCGACGGTCGTCCCTGACGTGCCGAACGACGAGGTGGCCGACGGCTTCGTGGAGCGGTTCGTCTACCCGGTCCGCGAGGGCACACCGGATCCCACGCAGAACTGGGCCGACTTCTACCTGCCTGAGGGCGAACACGACGAGGACACCGTCCCCCTGGTCGTGTTCATCCACGGCGGAGCGTGGCACGGCGGCGCGCCCGGGTCACGACACATCGCCGCCGACCTGGCCTCGCGTGGACTGGCGGTGCTCAACGTGGAGTACCGCGACGTCAACGAAGGTGGCGGCTGGCCGCAGACCTTCACCGATGTCGCCGATGCGCTGGACTACATCCCGTCCATCGACAAGCGGCACCCGGAGATCACCATCGACGATGAGACCGTCGTCGGGCACAGTGCCGGCGCTCAGCTCGCCGCCTGGGCCGGCACCCGTGGCGACCTGGAGACTGGCACGCTCGGGGCGGACCCGAAGTTCACACCGAACCGCGTGGTATCCCTGTCCGGCCCGCTGGACCTGGTGTGGGCCGCCGAGCACGGCGACGACAATATCATCAAGGCCATGAAGGGCACTCCCGCCCAGTTACCGGAGCGCTACGACAGCATCGACCCGATCCAGAACATCAACCGGCATATTCCGGTCGTCGCGGTACACGGGACGGCGGACACCCTCGTCCCACCGGAGAACTCGCAGCACTACGTCGACGCGGTCACCCACGACGGAGGCAACGCGAAGCTGGTCATGCTGCGCGACGAGGACCACACGTCGTTCCTGAAGAACTCATCGAGACACTACAACCAGGTGCTGGAGATCATTCACCGCGTGACCACTCTGTCCCACGAGGAGCTCGGCACCCGGCTCGACGGCGGGACGACGGAGTTGGCTGAGGAGAAACCCTAG
- a CDS encoding NAD(P)/FAD-dependent oxidoreductase codes for MTAATDTAATSLDQQVADWLTTFAAALNTSDPDAAADAVADLFEPDGFWRDLVVFTWNLHTAEGPDAIADLVRANHDRIGATDLVVEDATDEGDGVTRGTVTFTTPVFKARAIVRLRNGKIWTLLTSARELVTRPEPKGRNRPKGVEHGPDAEKLNWADKRAQRKERLGYEDQPYVLIIGGGQGGIALAARLKHQGVPTLVVEKSDRPGDQWRGRYHSLCLHDPVWYDHLPYLPFPSTWPVFTPKDKMGDWLEHYTGIMDLDYWTKTTCERASYDEATGTWEVVVSRDGEQVVLNPTQLVLATGMSGVPNKPSLPGEEDFRGEIRHSSEHPGGETDKGRRVVVLGANNSAHDICKDLHDNGAHPIMIQRSSTHIVNSDAFIKHVTSPLFSEEAVESGIDTDTADMLFASWPYKLLPAGQKEAFDKVREEDADFYRQLDDAGFMLDFGEDESGLFLKYLRRGSGYYINVGASELVADGTIELHSGVGIDHYTADGVVLTDGTELQADVVVLATGYGSMNGWAEMLISPEVADKVGKCWGLGSDTAKDPGPWEGELRNMWKPTQQDNLWFMGGNLHQGRHYSRYLALQLAARHEGLDTPVYKLAPVHHTS; via the coding sequence ATGACCGCCGCCACCGACACCGCCGCCACCAGTCTCGACCAGCAGGTCGCTGACTGGCTCACCACTTTCGCCGCTGCACTGAACACCAGTGACCCGGATGCTGCCGCCGACGCTGTGGCAGACCTGTTCGAGCCGGACGGGTTCTGGCGCGACCTCGTCGTCTTCACCTGGAACCTGCACACCGCGGAAGGCCCGGATGCCATCGCCGACCTGGTCCGGGCCAACCACGACCGCATCGGTGCCACCGACCTCGTCGTCGAGGACGCCACCGACGAAGGAGACGGCGTCACCCGCGGTACCGTCACCTTCACCACCCCGGTGTTCAAGGCCCGCGCCATTGTCCGCCTGCGCAACGGAAAGATCTGGACGCTGTTGACCTCGGCCAGGGAACTCGTCACCCGTCCCGAGCCCAAGGGTCGCAACCGTCCGAAGGGGGTCGAACACGGCCCGGACGCTGAAAAGCTCAACTGGGCGGACAAACGAGCTCAGCGGAAGGAACGCCTCGGCTACGAGGACCAGCCCTACGTCCTGATCATCGGAGGTGGACAAGGTGGTATCGCACTGGCCGCGCGTTTGAAGCACCAGGGGGTGCCCACACTCGTCGTCGAGAAGTCCGACCGCCCCGGTGACCAGTGGCGTGGGCGCTACCATTCCCTGTGCCTGCATGACCCGGTCTGGTATGACCACCTTCCGTACCTGCCGTTCCCATCGACCTGGCCGGTGTTCACCCCCAAAGACAAGATGGGGGACTGGCTGGAGCACTACACCGGCATCATGGACCTGGACTACTGGACGAAAACCACCTGTGAGCGAGCGTCCTATGATGAGGCGACCGGTACGTGGGAGGTCGTCGTCTCCCGCGACGGTGAACAGGTCGTCCTCAATCCCACCCAACTGGTCCTGGCCACCGGCATGTCCGGCGTGCCGAACAAGCCGTCCCTCCCGGGGGAGGAGGACTTCCGCGGCGAGATCCGGCACTCCTCGGAACATCCGGGCGGCGAGACGGACAAGGGGCGCCGGGTCGTGGTGCTCGGGGCGAACAATTCCGCCCACGACATCTGCAAGGACCTGCACGACAACGGTGCACACCCGATCATGATCCAGCGGTCCTCCACCCACATCGTCAATTCCGACGCATTCATCAAACACGTCACCTCGCCACTGTTCTCCGAGGAAGCCGTCGAATCTGGTATCGACACCGATACCGCAGACATGCTCTTCGCCTCCTGGCCGTACAAACTGCTGCCCGCCGGGCAGAAGGAGGCCTTCGACAAGGTGCGCGAGGAGGACGCCGACTTCTACCGCCAGCTCGACGACGCCGGATTCATGCTCGACTTCGGTGAGGACGAGTCCGGCCTCTTCCTGAAGTACCTGCGCCGCGGTTCCGGCTACTACATCAACGTCGGCGCATCCGAACTCGTCGCCGACGGCACGATCGAACTCCACAGTGGCGTGGGCATCGACCACTACACCGCCGACGGCGTGGTGCTCACCGACGGCACCGAACTACAGGCCGATGTCGTGGTGCTGGCCACCGGATACGGGTCGATGAACGGCTGGGCCGAGATGCTGATCAGCCCGGAGGTCGCCGACAAGGTCGGCAAGTGCTGGGGACTGGGCTCTGACACCGCCAAGGACCCCGGCCCGTGGGAGGGCGAACTGCGCAATATGTGGAAGCCGACCCAGCAGGACAACCTCTGGTTCATGGGCGGCAACCTGCACCAGGGACGCCACTACTCGCGCTACCTCGCGCTGCAACTCGCCGCCCGGCATGAGGGGCTGGACACTCCGGTGTACAAGCTCGCGCCGGTGCACCACACCTCCTGA